In Scyliorhinus canicula chromosome 27, sScyCan1.1, whole genome shotgun sequence, the following proteins share a genomic window:
- the LOC119957902 gene encoding thioredoxin-like, whose amino-acid sequence MVVRHVEDAKQLTALLSQTEQLVVVMYSAEWCSNCRLIRPHFYNLSEQMANVVFVEVDVDDAEPMARSAGITCMPTFHFFKRSAKMGEFSGTKRDRLERLLDELQ is encoded by the coding sequence atggtggtgagACACGTGGAGGACGCCAAGCAGCTGACCGCCCTGCTGAGCCAGACCGAGCAGCTGGTGGTGGTCATGTACTCGGCCGAGTGGTGCAGCAACTGCCGCCTGATCCGGCCGCACTTCTACAACCTCTCCGAGCAGATGGCCAACGTCGTCTTCGTGGAGGTGGACGTGGATGACGCCGAGCCCATGGCCCGGTCGGCCGGCatcacctgcatgccaaccttccaCTTCTTCAAGCGCTCCGCCAAGATGGGCGAGTTCTCGGGCACCAAGAGGGACAGGCTGGAGCGCCTCCTGGACGAGCTGCAgtga
- the LOC119957986 gene encoding thioredoxin-like, with product MGVIGNIKNCAELDAALEAGEQQLVVVLYSANWCEFCQMIQLNFDQFAEGYPDVAFYEVDIGVARDVVQRCRVEWFPTFQFFKSGVKIFQFKGPNRCLLERMIQKLQGDGSQCPPKLNPGKT from the coding sequence ATGGGTGTGATCGGCAACATTAAGAACTGTGCGGAGCTGGACGCGGCGCTGGAGGCGGGCGAGCAGCAGCTGGTGGTGGTGCTGTACTCCGCCAACTGGTGCGAGTTCTGCCAGATGATACAGCTCAACTTTGACCAGTTCGCCGAGGGCTACCCGGACGTTGCCTTCTATGAGGTGGACATCGGCGTGGCCAGGGACGTGGTGCAGCGCTGCCGCGTCGAGTGGTTCCCCACCTTCCAGTTCTTCAAGAGCGGCGTCAAGATCTTCCAGTTCAAGGGGCCCAACCGCTGCCTCCTGGAGCGAATGATCCAGAAGCTGCAGGGGGACGGCTCCCAGTGCCCGCCGAAATTAAACCCCGGCAAGACCTAG